In Epinephelus fuscoguttatus linkage group LG15, E.fuscoguttatus.final_Chr_v1, a genomic segment contains:
- the mfsd14a2 gene encoding MFSD14 family MFS transporter: MTGEKKKKKRLNRSILLAKKIIIKDGGSPQGIGEPSVYHAVVVIFLEFFAWGLLTTPMLTVLHQTFPQHTFLMNGLIHGVKGLLSFLSAPLIGALSDVWGRKSFLLLTVFFTCAPIPLMKISPWWYFAVISMSGVFAVTFSVIFAYVADITQEHERSTAYGLVSATFAASLVTSPAIGAYLSVAYGDTLVVILATAIALLDICFILVAVPESLPEKMRPASWGAPISWEQADPFASLRKVGQDSTVLLICITVFLSYLPEAGQYSSFFLYLRQVIGFSSETVAAFIAVVGILSILAQTVVLGMLMRSIGNKNTILLGLGFQILQLAWYGFGSQPWMMWAAGAVAAMSSITFPAISAIVSRNADPDQQGVVQGMITGIRGLCNGLGPALYGFVFYLFHVELTDTDGSEKGAKPNMANPTDESAIIPGPPFLFGACSVLLSLLVALFIPEHTGPGMRPGAYKKHSNGAQSHSHSPQGSGAEGKEPLLEDSSV; this comes from the exons ATGACgggggagaaaaagaagaaaaagcgGCTGAACCGCAGCATTCTTCTTGCAaagaaaattataataaaagaTGGAGGAAGT CCTCAGGGAATCGGTGAACCCAGTGTTTACCATGCTGTGGTTGTCATCTTCCTGGAGTTTTTTGCATGGGGTCTTCTCACCACCCCGATGCTCACG GTATTACACCAGACATTCCCCCAGCACACATTCCTGATGAATGGGCTTATTCATGGTGTCAAG GGCCTATTATCATTTCTGAGTGCTCCGCTGATAGGAGCGTTGTCAGACGTATGGGGACGCAAATCCTTCTTGCTGCTAACGGTCTTCTTCACGTGTGCACCCATTCCACTGATGAAGATCAGCCCATG GTGGTACTTTGCAGTCATCTCCATGTCCGGCGTCTTTGCCGTTACTTTCTCTGTGATCTTTGCCTATGTGGCGGATATCACGCAGGAGCATGAAAGGAGCACAGCATATGGTTTG GTATCAGCTACCTTTGCAGCCAGCCTGGTTACCAGCCCAGCTATCGGAGCTTACCTGTCTGTGGCCTATGGTGACACCTTGGTGGTGATCCTGGCCACGGCCATTGCCCTGCTTGACATCTGCTTCATCCTGGTGGCTGTACCGGAGTCGCTGCCGGAGAAAATGAGGCCAGCATCGTGGGGAGCGCCCATCTCCTGGGAACAGGCAGACCCCTTTGCG TCTCTGCGTAAGGTGGGCCAGGACTCCACAGTGCTCCTCATCTGCATCACAGTGTTTCTCTCCTACCTCCCCGAGGCCGGCCAGTACTCCAGCTTCTTCCTCTATCTCAGACAG GTCATAGGCTTCTCATCAGAGACAGTTGCTGCCTTTATCGCTGTTGTGGGGATCCTCTCAATACTAGCTCAG ACGGTGGTGTTGGGGATGCTGATGCGTTCCATAGGGAACAAGAACACAATCCTGCTCGGCCTTGGCTTCCAGATCCTCCAGCTGGCGTGGTATGGCTTCGGCTCTCAGCCCTG GATGATGTGGGCCGCTGGAGCTGTTGCAGCCATGTCCAGCATCACTTTCCCTGCCATCAGCGCCATCGTGTCCCGTAATGCAGACCCCGATCAACaag GTGTTGTCCAGGGGATGATTACTGGAATCCGGGGCCTTTGTAACGGTTTGGGCCCTGCTCTTTACGGTTTTGTCTTCTACTTGTTCCACGTGGAGCTGACTGACACAGACGGCTCTGAGAAAGGTGCCAAACCCAACATGGCCAACCCCACTGACGAG AGTGCCATCATCCCAGGCCCTCCCTTCCTGTTCGGTGCATGCTCAGTGCTGCTGTCTTTACTGGTGGCTCTGTTTATCCCGGAGCACACGGGGCCCGGCATGAGGCCTGGCGCCTATAAGAAGCACAGCAACGGGGCACAGAGTCACTCCCACAGCCCTCAAGGCAGCGGGGCCGAGGGCAAGGAGCCACTGCTGGAGGACAGCAGTGTATAA